Proteins co-encoded in one Plectropomus leopardus isolate mb chromosome 14, YSFRI_Pleo_2.0, whole genome shotgun sequence genomic window:
- the bahd1 gene encoding bromo adjacent homology domain-containing 1 protein: MVKAQRSQSVKCGKPGKEKRNKAKGGGVKKGKERKNELRERKKKDKKEPHRQRKKTLVVGDGDALDCCVLLTRLEEKGVMGKEKDALKAGQQKAGKVKKKLHSSSSHRRTKSGLKKTSAANQQALEPKINQSDALLMFPVFEPRRRRIASLNAEAVNSLLLYRDDSLASNLTKKRQPFNEDKAKDSLTKTEHRGHKTKKVPPGGKADPKERPKKQRRSAAEAQNIDWLALFAPTPRRQAGLTAATLLKLTSAQYGNKRQKKTESKPGSGSDAAATTQDEISGKTVCGDTTLTKRTTHPKHEDQLKHIKQGTEDHSQLDATTQGCCSLCKSEALDPEWKGDTGGPEFLRCELHRGSSLGFSLKTIKEEQVEAEVSSCYCCSQERCVEYCHRLALFLEDKTFKEPEDGSLSEVFHHHHHHHHHHHHHLQSPHSVTHPASITISPHTYTCFPGYYVHFSHPDTSPSPISPLALCPKSGKRPKLLPSAGPQPSGITHPVYCCTSVEACYGEPCRINGYSSYTSVIPAIARGGCSFSTADCTKCNHGIKRDDYPSTLNDHHSPSSIPICPSPRTLTGCPVPTVPPAGQSVPHVQTPLSDPSQPQPPLQVAKECPQSAKSPSGSRSGARGTGSISSAVCPLNRDKKQKLGSASVGGRTVAKQPKNGRQKSTNGWRPVGLPFQKEVFSVGEEALVLRTCFEGVQRDGELIRVRDTVLLKSGPRKKSLPYVAKISSLWEEPESGELMMSLFWYYRPEHTQGGRNPSVHCENEIFASRHQDVNSVACIEDKCYVLTLAQYCRFCALVKRRREGVRDCAASLMVPPVVGNAMPTHHCVPDDVDPELVFFCRHVYDFRYGRLLKNLQ; this comes from the exons ATGGTGAAAGCTCAGCGGAGCCAGTCTGTGAAATGCGGGAAGCCAGGGAAGGAGAAGAGAAACAAGGCGAAAGGAGGAGGtgtgaaaaaagggaaagagagaaagaatgagttgagagaaaggaaaaagaaggaTAAGAAAGAACCACATCGACAAAGAAAGAAGACACTGGTAGTGGGTGATGGAGATGCGCTGGACTGTTGCGTCCTGCTCACCCGTCTGGAGGAGAAAGGAGTTATGGGTAAAGAAAAGGATGCACTAAAAGCTGGACAACAAAAGGCGGGTAAAGTCAAGAAGAAGCTGCACTCCAGCTCCAGTCACAGAAGGACCAAATCTGGACTTAAGAAAACTTCTGCAGCCAATCAGCAAGCACTGGAGCCAAAAATCAACCAATCTGACGCCTTACTCATGTTTCCTGTCTTTGAACCTCGCAGGCGGAGAATTGCTTCTCTCAATGCTGAGGCTGTCAACAGCTTGCTGCTCTACAGGGACGATTCTCTCGCATCAAATCTCACAAAGAAACGGCAGCCTTTTAATGAAGACAAAGCTAAAGATAGTCTCACTAAAACTGAACATAGAGGTCATAAAACCAAAAAGGTTCCTCCAGGAGGGAAAGCAGACCCAAAAGAAAGACCTAAAAAACAGAGGCGGTCAGCAGCGGAGGCTCAGAACATCGACTGGTTGGCTTTGTTTGCCCCAACGCCTCGGCGTCAGGCAGGCCTCACTGCTGCAACACTGCTCAAACTCACCAGCGCCCAATATGGAAACAAACGGCAGAAGAAGACAGAGTCCAAGCCGGGGAGCGGGAGTGACGCAGCAGCTACGACTCAGGATGAGATTAGCGGTAAGACAGTGTGTGGAGACACAACGCTGACCAAAAGAACAACACATCCCAAGCACGAGGACCAACTGAAGCACATAAAACAGGGTACAGAGGATCATTCCCAGCTGGACGCCACCACCCAGGGTTGCTGTAGTTTGTGCAAAAGCGAGGCTTTGGATCCGGAGTGGAAGGGCGACACAGGAGGCCCCGAGTTCCTCAGATGTGAGCTCCATCGTGGCTCTTCACTGGGATTCTCCTTGAAAACAATCAAAGAGGAGCAGGTGGAGGCCGAGGTGTCTTCCTGCTACTGCTGCTCCCAGGAGAGGTGCGTCGAGTACTGTCACAGACTGGCCCTCTTCCTGGAGGACAAGACCTTCAAGGAACCGGAGGACGGCTCGCTGTCCGAGGTGttccaccaccaccatcaccaccaccatcaccatcaccaccatctcCAGTCCCCTCACTCTGTAACCCATCCGGCATCCATCACCATCAGCCCGCACACGTACACATGTTTCCCCGGCTACTACGTCCACTTTAGCCACCCGGACACCTCCCCCTCTCCCATATCACCCCTCGCTTTGTGCCCAAAGAGCGGCAAGAGGCCCAAGCTGCTCCCCAGCGCCGGTCCGCAGCCCTCAGGGATTACCCATCCAGTGTACTGCTGCACCTCAGTGGAGGCGTGCTACGGAGAGCCCTGCAGGATCAACGGCTACTCCTCCTACACCAGTGTGATTCCAGCCATCGCCAGAGGAGGGTGCTCCTTCAGCACCGCAGACTGCACCAAATGTAACCACGGCATCAAAAGAG ACGACTACCCATCCACGCTCAATGACCATCACAGTCCCTCCTCCATCCCCATCTGTCCCAGCCCCAGAACCCTCACTGGCTGCCCCGTTCCTACTGTGCCTCCAGCCGGCCAATCAGTGCCCCACGTTCAGACCCCGCTGTCCGACCCCAGCCAACCGCAGCCTCCGCTGCAGGTGGCGAAGGAGTGTCCACAGAGTGCCAAGTCGCCCAGCGGGTCGAGGTCTGGCGCACGCGGCACCGGCAGCATCAGCTCGGCTGTCTGCCCTCTCAACAGGGACAAGAAGCAGAAGCTCGGCTCTGCTAGCGTCGGAGGCCGAACGGTTGCCAAGCAGCCAAAGAACGGACGCCAGAAATCCACCAACGGCTGGCGGCCAGTTGGCCTGCCCTTTCAGAAGGAGGTTTTCTCTGTG gGAGAGGAGGCTCTGGTGCTGAGGACGTGTTTCGAGGGAGTCCAGAGGGACGGAGAGCTGATTCGGGTCAGAGACACTGTTCTGCTGAAATCTGGACCTAGAAAGAAGTCTCTGCCTTACGTGGCCAAGATCTCGTCTCTGTGGGAAGAGCCAGAGTCAG gaGAGCTGATGATGAGTTTGTTTTGGTACTACCGTCcagaacacacacagggagGACGCAACCCCAGTGTGCATTGTGAG aatgagATCTTTGCGTCTCGTCACCAGGATGTGAACAGTGTGGCCTGTATTGAAGACAAATGCTATGTCCTAACACTGGCACAGTATTGTCG ATTTTGTGCCTTGGTAAAACGCCGTAGGGAGGGCGTGCGCGACTGCGCCGCCTCCCTTATGGTGCCACCTGTTGTCGGCAACGCCATGCCCACCCACCACTGTGTGCCCGATGACGTCGACCCAGAGCTGGTGTTTTTCTGTCGACACGTCTACGATTTCCGCTACGGACGCCTCCTCAAGAACCTGCAGTAG
- the prlh2r gene encoding prolactin releasing hormone 2 receptor, with protein sequence MDWEKSFNRSRVSSSSLAPSLSPSMSDSSATFSCWNSSYPLFSTSPFTVSSFSGLDLLSDLKPIFIPLYSAVVLVACSGNLLLLFLIWHNKKRHNTTNFLISNLALVDLIMCIFCVPLTASYAFDERGWVFGPHMCHFVTVMQSAAVYAAVLSLMAIAVDRYVVVAYPIRKRAGCQFCWGLVVLIWLSSLALSTPTALHTVHLDLRAAGLQMVVCEEFWDGQEHGRLIYSCFILFFSYFVPLAAVSISYCAISYQLKQRTTSGLTACQELRSARAAWSRRRRKTFYLLLVSVLCFAFSWLPLQVVNLILDLDTDFSILGKNYVNIIQVSTHLLAMSSACYNPFIYASLHEKLLSCLCHHFLSLRKSKGKDRGQGSSILTISHRMQRHHTSTIVADLPGVVVNIPQDNYA encoded by the exons ATGGACTGGGAGAAGTCATTCAACAGATCCAGGGTGAGCTCATCTTCTCTGGCCCCTTCTTTATCTCCATCCATGTCCGACTCCTCGGCCACCTTCTCCTGCTGGAACTCCTCTTACCCCCTCTTCTCCACCTCGCCATTCACGGTCTCTTCCTTTTCTGGCCTGGACCTCCTGTCCGACCTTAAGCCCATCTTCATCCCTCTCTACTCTGCCGTGGTGCTGGTTGCCTGCTCAGGCaacctcctcctgctctttctCATCTGGCACAACAAGAAAAGACACAACACCACAAACTTTCTCATCAGCAACCTGGCACTGGTCGACCTGATCATGTGCATCTTCTGCGTCCCCTTGACTGCGTCCTATGCTTTTGACGAGCGTGGATGGGTGTTTGGTCCCCACATGTGTCATTTTGTCACTGTCATGCAGTCTGCAGCTGTCTACGCAGCGGTGCTGTCGCTCATGGCCATCGCAGTGGATCGTTACGTGGTTGTGGCTTATCCCATCCGCAAAAGAGCAGGGTGCCAGTTCTGCTGGGGTCTGGTGGTCCTGATCTGGCTGTCCTCTCTGGCTTTATCCACACCTACAGCACTACACACAGTCCACCTGGACCTGCGGGCAGCGGGGCTGCAGATGGTTGTGTGTGAGGAGTTCTGGGATGGCCAGGAGCATGGCCGCCTCATCTACTCCTGTTTTATCCTCTTCTTCTCCTACTTTGTCCCACTGGCTGCCGTCTCCATTTCCTACTGTGCTATATCCTATCAGCTGAAGCAGAGGACCACGTCGGGCTTGACGGCATGTCAAGAGTTGAGATCTGCAAGGGCTGCTTGGAGCAGACGGAGGAGGAAGACCTTCTACCTGCTGCTGGTGTCCGTCCTCTGTTTCGCCTTCTCATGGCTCCCCTTACAG GTGGTGAATCTGATCCTTGACCTGGACACAGACTTCTCCATCTTAGGAAAGAACTACGTGAACATCATCCAGGTGTCCACTCACCTACTCGCCATGAGCTCCGCCTGCTACAACCCTTTTATTTATGCCTCATTGCACGAAAAGTTGCTGTCCTGCCTGTGTCATCACTTCCTGTCCCTAAGGAAGAGCAAAGGAAAGGACCGGGGTCAAGGGTCAAGCATCCTGACAATATCACACAGAATGCAGCGCCATCACACCTCCACAATTGTTGCAGATTTACCAGGCGTTGTTGTAAATATTCCTCAAGACAACTACgcttaa
- the ccdc32 gene encoding coiled-coil domain-containing protein 32: MIDDFETQEVRSSGELWTEICSSLPGTQAETTPDNNTEFKDSFQPAAPVQVNGQSNGTNTSSPSAKWEPMEDSEIYIASLENRLKKLKGQSSDVTSRDMLRSLSQAKKECWDRFLHDAQTSELFQGGDMDESALEHFKRWLIPEKVAISAEELEYLLRPSQKNEPAEPNQTQSNENTEGEGPNLEEDDTHSPEK; encoded by the exons ATGATTGACGACTTTGAGACCCAGGAGGTCCGGTCCAGCGGGGAGCTGTGGACCGAGATCTGCTCCAGTCTGCCGGGGACACAAGCCGAGACAACCCCGGACAATAACACGGAGTTCAAAGACTCATTCCAGCCAGCAGCACCAGTGCAGGTCAATGGACAGTCAAATGGAACCAATACCAGTTCTCCCAGCGCCAAATGGGAACCCATGGAGGATTCTGAGATCTACATAGCCAGTTTAG agaATCGCCTAAAGAAATTAAAGGGCCAGTCAAGTGATGTGACCTCCAGGGACATGTTGCGCTCGTTGTCTCAAGCTAAGAAAGAATGTTGGGATAGATTTCTGCACGACGCTCAGACCTCAGAGCTCTTCCAAGGCGGCGACATGGATGAGAG CGCTCTTGAACACTTCAAGAGGTGGTTGATTCCCGAGAAGGTGGCCATCAGCGCTGAGGAGCTGGAATATCTCCTGAGGCCATCTCAGAAAAACGAACCAGCTgaaccaaaccaaacacagaGCAATGAAAACACGGAGGGAGAGGGACCCAACCTCGAGGAAGATGACACTCACAGCCCGGAGAAATGA